The Amaranthus tricolor cultivar Red isolate AtriRed21 chromosome 6, ASM2621246v1, whole genome shotgun sequence genome has a segment encoding these proteins:
- the LOC130814955 gene encoding uncharacterized acetyltransferase At3g50280-like, translating into MKNPPIIKQISESFIMPNLNELNDVKDPYFLAPGDLAMLSAHYIQKGLLFYKPSTRIEEFSIEIFLEKLRDSLSRTLVLFYPLVGQLTTKINDDEHTCLIYVDCKKGPGVRFVHATVDLAVDDILSPTDVQPITKLFFDHHKAVNHDGHSSPLLSVQVTELEDGVFIGCSMNHAVGDGTSYWNFWNTWSKIHQQHSTTLSLPVLERWFPEGHGPRIILPFTRTDEFITRFEAPQLRERIFHFSSDSISELKKKANREAGEPQKEISSLQALSALVWRAITRSRCLAPDERTVCSLDANLRQRLNPRLPHGYFGTAIWVAKAAATTDQVLGNNLGWTALLLQKAVLELTNQTVRNVFESWMQSPFVYQIEKFFEPNSIVIGSSPRFDMYGNDFGIGKPVAVRSGYANKFPGKVTTYPGREGGRSVDLEICLPPDEISVLESDKEFIAMTVEGLHV; encoded by the exons ATGAAAAATCCTCCAATCATCAAACAAATTTCAGAATCCTTCATCATGCCAAATCTCAATGAATTAAATGATGTAAAAGATCCATACTTTCTAGCACCTGGTGATCTTGCTATGCTCTCAGCTCATTACATTCAAAAGGGTCTTCTGTTCTACAAACCTTCAACAAGGATTGAAGAATTCAGCATTGAAATTTTCTTAGAAAAGCTCAGAGATTCACTTTCAAGAACTCTTGTTCTTTTCTATCCTTTAGTAGGACAACTTACTACAAAGATAAATGATGATGAGCATACTTGTTTGATCTATGTTGACTGTAAGAAGGGTCCTGGTGTTAGATTTGTACATGCTACTGTGGATTTGGCTGTTGATGATATTTTGTCTCCCACAGATGTACAACCGATTACGAAATTGTTTTTTGATCATCATAAGGCTGTGAATCATGATGGGCATTCTAGCCCGTTGTTATCTGTTCAG GTAACAGAGCTTGAAGATGGGGTTTTTATTGGCTGTTCGATGAATCATGCAGTAGGAGATGGAACTTCTTACTGGAATTTCTGGAATACATGGTCAAAGATACATCAGCAACATAGTACAACTTTGAGCCTACCCGTTCTTGAACGTTGGTTCCCTGAAGGACATGGTCCGCGGATTATCCTTCCATTTACTCGTACCGATGAATTCATTACCCGATTTGAAGCGCCTCAATTGAGGGAAAGAATCTTCCATTTCTCGTCCGACTCAATTTCGGAGCTCAAAAAGAAGGCGAATAGAGAGGCTGGCGAACCACAAAAGGAGATCTCATCGTTGCAAGCATTGTCTGCACTAGTATGGCGGGCAATCACCAGATCACGGTGTCTAGCTCCTGATGAAAGAACTGTCTGTTCGTTGGATGCTAATCTTAGGCAGAGGTTAAACCCTCGATTGCCACACGGTTATTTTGGGACTGCGATTTGGGTGGCGAAAGCTGCTGCAACGACTGATCAAGTGCTTGGAAACAATTTAGGATGGACAGCTTTATTGCTGCAGAAAGCGGTCTTGGAGCTCACCAATCAAACAGTGAGAAATGTATTTGAATCATGGATGCAGTCGCCGTTTGTCTATCAAATTGAGAAATTCTTCGAGCCAAACAGTATAGTGATTGGAAGTTCCCCAAGATTTGATATGTATGGCAATGATTTTGGTATAGGGAAACCGGTTGCTGTTCGAAGTGGGTATGCTAACAAGTTTCCAGGAAAAGTGACTACTTATCCCGGgagagaaggaggaagaagTGTCGATTTAGAAATATGTTTACCGCCTGATGAAATTAGTGTTCTTGAATCAGACAAAGAGTTCATTGCTATGACAGTTGAGGGCTTGCATGTTTAG
- the LOC130814956 gene encoding pollen allergen Che a 1-like has product MVKSEGVFLLVAALCVLSLAGVADALHYNHFQVQGTVYCDTCRIQFISRVSTMMEGATVRLECRNLTSGVETFKSEAVTDKVGMYNIKVDGDYEEDICEIVLVKSPDKECSEISTDVYAKQSAKLSLTSNNGEATDIRNANPLGFMKKTPLQECPEVLKELDIIDAQGQPQLGPN; this is encoded by the exons ATGGTGAAGAGTGAAGGTGTTTTTCTTCTGGTTGCGGCTCTCTGCGTCCTGTCGTTGGCAGGCGTAGCTGACGCCCTCCACTACAACCACTTCCAAGTCCAGGGCACGGTGTACTGTGACACTTGCCGCATACAGTTCATTTCTCGTGTTAGTACCATGATGGAAG GAGCAACTGTGAGATTGGAGTGCAGGAACCTGACTTCAGGTGTCGAAACCTTCAAATCCGAAGCTGTAACCGACAAGGTAGGGATGTACAACATCAAGGTCGATGGTGACTACGAGGAAGATATCTGTGAAATCGTTTTGGTTAAAAGTCCAGACAAAGAATGCAGCGAAATCTCTACAGACGTTTATGCCAAACAATCCGCTAAGCTCAGCTTAACATCCAACAATGGCGAAGCTACTGACATTCGCAACGCTAACCCTCTTGGATTCATGAAGAAGACTCCTCTTCAAGAGTGCCCTGAAGTTCTCAAGGAGTTGGATATCATTGATGCTCAAGGTCAACCACAACTTGGCCCTAATTGA